In Nocardia sp. NBC_00403, one DNA window encodes the following:
- a CDS encoding acyl-CoA-like ligand-binding transcription factor has protein sequence MSVELPGDGPAVPGLRERKKERTRRTIRVEAFRLFREQGYGETTIEQIAAAAEVSPSTFFRYFPTKDQLVLADDLDPLMIDALRAQPLDVPPLTAFRNAAAGVFANLPEAEVAFEQERQALLYHVPELRSAIGAEFERSIELMAGMLAERMGRDPMDFEVRVATGAIAGAALAIGTTSPLNAENLTRALDFLEAGLPLGKNQPTERP, from the coding sequence ATGTCGGTTGAACTACCCGGTGACGGGCCCGCTGTGCCCGGACTGCGGGAGCGGAAGAAGGAACGGACCCGCCGGACGATTCGTGTCGAAGCGTTCCGGCTATTCCGTGAGCAGGGCTACGGCGAGACCACGATCGAGCAGATCGCCGCGGCGGCCGAGGTCTCGCCGAGCACCTTCTTCCGCTATTTCCCGACCAAGGATCAGTTGGTGCTCGCCGACGACCTCGATCCACTGATGATCGACGCGCTGCGAGCGCAACCGCTGGACGTTCCGCCACTGACCGCCTTCCGCAATGCGGCCGCCGGGGTGTTCGCGAATCTGCCCGAGGCGGAGGTGGCGTTCGAGCAAGAGCGGCAGGCGCTGCTCTATCACGTGCCCGAATTGCGTTCGGCCATCGGAGCCGAGTTCGAGCGCAGTATCGAGTTGATGGCGGGCATGCTGGCCGAGCGGATGGGCAGGGACCCGATGGACTTCGAGGTGCGGGTGGCGACGGGTGCGATCGCGGGCGCCGCATTGGCGATCGGGACCACATCCCCCCTCAACGCCGAGAACCTCACTCGCGCACTGGATTTCCTCGAGGCAGGGTTGCCACTCGGCAAGAATCAGCCGACCGAGCGGCCCTGA
- a CDS encoding JAB domain-containing protein: protein MSVPIANLPYGQRPRERLLALGPQALSDGELLALLLRQGRCGESALEMAIDLLAEYGGLTGLAGARPEELSRRTGVGVAKAAAVVAAFHLGSRARNSPEVVCRLDGAADVVRVAGPLFAGARVERLLVLVCDVQNRLRQKVFVAEGAIDQVAVPVREILNTVLRHDGRAFALVHNHPSGDPAPSFDDRRATSLLTEAAATVGLRFLAHVVIAGERWASVPALTRS, encoded by the coding sequence ATGTCGGTACCCATTGCCAACCTGCCCTATGGTCAACGACCACGCGAGCGGCTGCTCGCGCTCGGTCCGCAGGCGCTCAGCGACGGCGAGCTGCTCGCGTTGTTGCTTCGCCAGGGTCGGTGCGGTGAGAGTGCGCTGGAAATGGCCATCGATCTGCTCGCCGAATACGGCGGACTGACCGGCCTGGCCGGAGCGCGCCCCGAGGAACTGTCCCGCCGCACCGGAGTGGGCGTGGCAAAGGCCGCTGCGGTGGTTGCCGCTTTCCACCTCGGTTCGCGAGCGCGGAACAGCCCTGAGGTCGTATGTCGTTTGGACGGCGCTGCGGATGTCGTCCGGGTCGCCGGGCCGCTGTTCGCGGGCGCCCGTGTCGAGCGGCTCCTCGTGCTCGTCTGCGATGTCCAGAATCGATTGCGGCAGAAGGTGTTCGTCGCGGAGGGCGCTATCGACCAGGTGGCTGTCCCGGTCCGCGAAATCCTCAATACTGTGCTGCGTCACGACGGTCGAGCGTTCGCCCTCGTGCACAATCACCCCTCCGGCGACCCGGCGCCGAGCTTCGACGACCGGCGTGCCACGTCGTTGCTCACCGAAGCCGCCGCGACTGTCGGCTTGCGATTTCTGGCGCACGTGGTGATCGCGGGGGAGCGGTGGGCGAGCGTTCCGGCGCTCACTCGCAGCTGA
- a CDS encoding type II toxin-antitoxin system VapB family antitoxin, translating into MRTVRIDLDQKLLAAAASIMGTSSSNATINEALRRIVVHERQLHHLERLAAGVLSALPGPEVITVADG; encoded by the coding sequence ATGAGAACCGTGCGGATCGATCTCGACCAGAAGTTGTTGGCCGCGGCCGCCTCTATCATGGGCACCTCATCCAGCAACGCCACCATCAACGAGGCCCTGCGCCGAATTGTGGTGCACGAGCGACAGCTTCATCATCTGGAGCGGCTGGCCGCGGGTGTGTTGTCCGCTCTGCCGGGACCGGAAGTCATCACTGTGGCCGACGGCTAG
- a CDS encoding MFS transporter codes for MNTDSTRRWLALGALAVAMLTIGLDITVLTVALPTLAVDLNANNGALQWFSTSYTLALAAVMLPAGALGDRYGRKKILLGALVLFGAASLACAFAATAGQLIAARVVLGVAAAAMMPLSLAVLPVLFPNSAERARAMNIWITSTALGLPLGPILGGWLIDNFWWGSVFLINVPMVVLGAVAVAGLVPESRNPDRLPLDLPGTVLSVAGMLGVTYGFIRLGDEGWGNGLGWGALIAGVIVLALFIGWQRRTAFPLIDLGLFTSRGFRWGAVFAVLITFGMFGLFFTVPQYYQAVLGTDALGSGLRLLPLIGGLLVGSRLSDRLLPKLGVRLMVAAGMVVLALGLGLGALTSVGTEYWFTAVWIGLVGAGMGLGLPVSMAVAMDDLEVARAGMGSALLQALRQAAGTIAVALLGTVLATVYRSELGDLNVDPISDSVNSGVAVAKSTGEAAMLEHVESAFVSGMGAMLWVCAAISAVAVPLALWVLPRRSVAVPAAEAVPSALADVDATESTHVG; via the coding sequence ATGAATACGGACTCGACCCGCCGCTGGCTGGCGCTCGGTGCGCTGGCGGTCGCCATGCTGACCATCGGCCTCGACATCACGGTGCTGACCGTCGCGTTACCCACGCTGGCTGTCGACCTGAATGCGAATAACGGTGCGCTGCAATGGTTCAGCACCTCCTACACGCTGGCGCTGGCCGCGGTGATGCTGCCCGCCGGCGCGCTCGGGGATCGGTACGGCCGCAAGAAAATCCTGCTCGGGGCGCTGGTCCTCTTCGGTGCGGCCTCGCTGGCCTGCGCATTCGCCGCGACCGCCGGTCAGCTCATCGCGGCACGGGTGGTGCTCGGTGTCGCGGCGGCGGCCATGATGCCGCTGTCGTTGGCCGTGCTGCCGGTGCTGTTCCCGAACTCCGCCGAGCGGGCGCGGGCCATGAATATCTGGATCACCTCGACGGCATTGGGGTTGCCGCTCGGTCCGATCCTGGGCGGCTGGCTGATCGACAATTTCTGGTGGGGCTCGGTCTTCCTGATCAATGTCCCGATGGTCGTGCTCGGCGCGGTCGCAGTCGCGGGTCTGGTTCCGGAGTCACGCAACCCCGACCGGCTTCCGCTGGATCTGCCGGGCACGGTGTTGTCCGTGGCCGGAATGCTCGGTGTAACTTACGGATTCATTCGTCTCGGCGATGAGGGCTGGGGCAACGGGCTCGGCTGGGGCGCGCTGATCGCCGGTGTGATTGTGCTCGCGCTGTTCATCGGATGGCAGCGCAGGACGGCCTTCCCGCTGATCGATCTCGGCCTGTTCACCAGCCGTGGCTTCCGCTGGGGCGCGGTGTTCGCCGTCCTTATCACCTTCGGGATGTTCGGCCTGTTCTTCACCGTGCCGCAGTACTACCAGGCCGTGCTCGGCACCGACGCGCTCGGCAGCGGACTGCGATTGCTGCCCCTGATCGGCGGCCTGCTGGTCGGATCGCGGCTCAGTGACCGGCTGCTGCCGAAGCTCGGTGTGCGACTGATGGTGGCGGCGGGCATGGTGGTGCTCGCGCTCGGCCTCGGTCTCGGCGCGCTGACCTCGGTCGGCACCGAGTACTGGTTCACCGCCGTCTGGATCGGCCTGGTCGGTGCGGGCATGGGGCTCGGTCTGCCGGTGAGCATGGCGGTCGCGATGGACGACCTCGAGGTGGCCCGCGCGGGCATGGGCTCGGCACTGTTGCAAGCGTTGCGGCAAGCGGCGGGCACGATCGCGGTGGCGCTGCTCGGTACGGTGCTGGCCACCGTCTACCGCAGCGAACTCGGCGACCTGAACGTCGACCCGATCAGCGACAGCGTGAATTCCGGTGTTGCCGTGGCAAAGTCGACCGGCGAAGCGGCCATGCTCGAACACGTGGAGTCGGCATTCGTCAGTGGCATGGGAGCGATGCTGTGGGTGTGCGCGGCCATCAGCGCCGTCGCGGTCCCGCTGGCACTCTGGGTGCTGCCGCGTCGATCGGTCGCGGTCCCAGCCGCCGAAGCGGTGCCCTCGGCGCTCGCCGACGTCGATGCGACAGAATCGACACATGTCGGTTGA
- a CDS encoding phenylalanine 4-monooxygenase, with amino-acid sequence MFTEAQLYSPVTRSGAGDVTVHLSDEHPGVHDPDYRARRNAIAAQALDYAPGKPVPRVDYTAEEQEVWRIVSAELARKHERYACAEVLEASARLGLPQDRIPQLDEVSAALTPLTGFRYVPAAGLVPLREFFGSFADRTFHSTQYIRHHSAPLYTPEPDAIHEIIGHANQIASPRFAAIYEAVGAAVARLGTDTALKFLADVFWFSMEFGVVREHGELRCYGAGLLSSYGEIEEFRHADLRPLDVVAMGTATYDITHYQPVLYCAESVSEIEDVIGGFFATMDDDTPLRAAAHSR; translated from the coding sequence ATGTTCACCGAGGCTCAGCTGTATTCGCCCGTGACCCGCAGCGGCGCGGGCGACGTAACGGTGCACCTGAGCGATGAGCACCCCGGCGTGCACGACCCGGACTACCGGGCACGCCGGAATGCGATCGCCGCGCAGGCGCTGGACTACGCACCCGGCAAGCCGGTGCCGCGGGTCGACTACACCGCAGAAGAACAGGAAGTGTGGCGCATCGTCTCGGCCGAACTGGCCCGCAAGCACGAGCGGTACGCCTGCGCGGAAGTCCTGGAGGCCTCGGCTCGGCTCGGGCTCCCGCAGGACCGCATCCCCCAACTCGACGAGGTCTCCGCCGCGCTGACCCCGCTGACCGGCTTCCGCTACGTCCCGGCCGCAGGGCTGGTGCCGCTGCGCGAGTTCTTCGGCTCCTTCGCCGATCGCACCTTCCACTCCACCCAGTACATTCGGCACCACTCGGCTCCGCTGTACACCCCGGAGCCGGACGCCATCCATGAGATCATCGGTCACGCCAACCAGATCGCCAGCCCGCGTTTCGCCGCGATCTACGAGGCGGTCGGCGCGGCCGTCGCCCGGCTCGGCACCGATACCGCGTTGAAGTTCCTCGCCGATGTCTTCTGGTTCTCGATGGAGTTCGGCGTGGTCCGCGAGCACGGCGAACTCCGGTGCTACGGAGCCGGACTGCTGTCGTCCTACGGCGAGATCGAAGAGTTCCGCCACGCTGATCTGCGCCCGCTCGACGTGGTCGCGATGGGCACCGCGACCTACGACATCACCCACTACCAGCCCGTGCTGTACTGCGCCGAATCGGTGTCCGAGATCGAGGATGTGATCGGCGGCTTCTTCGCCACCATGGACGACGACACTCCGCTGCGAGCCGCGGCCCATTCCCGTTGA
- a CDS encoding ester cyclase: MSVDTTDSTPEAETPLWLQGRDAVVAATPAEDWRGAPPDYHLTNQIVPRERTTNHEAGSLEAIVEDLVRVFEMEVSHKKDPATWVSLVAAHYRGRVNGGPWQNAEEFARIGSYNILIGDNPYYEVDAETFESSHQTFHTAFPNGFFWEVLEVLAGPPAVTFRWRHWGNYDGAYKDHQPTGEQIEMFGVTIARVSDDLRILELEHFYDNNKLLGPLAHGCPVTKSS, encoded by the coding sequence ATGTCCGTTGATACAACAGATTCCACACCTGAGGCAGAAACACCACTGTGGCTCCAAGGCCGCGATGCCGTGGTCGCGGCGACGCCCGCCGAAGACTGGCGCGGCGCGCCGCCGGACTACCACCTGACCAATCAGATCGTGCCGCGCGAGCGCACCACCAACCACGAGGCGGGCTCACTGGAGGCCATCGTCGAGGACCTGGTGCGGGTGTTCGAGATGGAGGTCTCGCACAAGAAGGATCCGGCGACCTGGGTTTCGCTGGTGGCAGCGCACTACCGCGGCCGGGTGAACGGCGGCCCATGGCAGAACGCCGAGGAGTTCGCCAGGATCGGCAGCTACAACATCCTCATCGGCGACAACCCGTACTACGAGGTGGATGCCGAGACCTTCGAGTCCTCGCACCAGACGTTCCACACCGCATTCCCGAACGGCTTCTTCTGGGAGGTCCTCGAGGTACTGGCGGGCCCGCCCGCCGTCACCTTCCGCTGGCGCCACTGGGGCAACTACGACGGCGCCTACAAAGACCACCAGCCGACCGGCGAACAGATCGAGATGTTCGGCGTGACCATCGCCAGGGTCTCCGACGATCTGCGCATCCTCGAGCTGGAGCACTTCTATGACAACAACAAGCTGCTCGGCCCCCTGGCCCACGGCTGCCCGGTGACGAAGTCCTCCTAG
- a CDS encoding D-alanyl-D-alanine carboxypeptidase family protein: MSIRDFHLRTALCLGAALTIAAVTGGATAAPAPATPPSSTTTAPFSTPNTDGCPQKIRPPAPIDESEVPSPGEPTPSALPVPSPPLGGARMGECGVVIPKGAPPVPQDISATAWLVSDLDTGEVLAAKDPHGRYRPASTIKVLLATVALRKLDLNKVVTGTQEDANVDGTKVGIGPGGRYTNRQLMQALIMASGNDAAHAIAAQLGGDAGAVAQMNELAKSLHALDTRTASPSGLDGPGMSTSAYDLTVLFREAMSIPLFTELIHTEEVDFPGYPKSPENPDDKDHPGFPIGNDNHLLYEYEGAIGGKTGFTDDARQTFVAAAERDGRRLAVTLLKADVKPLRPFLQAARLLDYGFALPKGADVGQLPDSSAKPSKTGAVLASPPPKDTDQEVQASAEDNDRAGTRTLLVVGGIVVVLALLLGARRRNRSRF, translated from the coding sequence ATGAGCATCCGGGACTTTCACCTCCGCACCGCGCTGTGCCTCGGCGCCGCACTGACCATTGCGGCCGTGACCGGGGGCGCCACCGCGGCTCCGGCGCCCGCGACACCGCCGAGCAGCACGACGACCGCGCCGTTCAGCACCCCGAACACCGACGGCTGCCCGCAGAAGATCAGACCGCCCGCGCCGATCGACGAGTCCGAGGTGCCCTCGCCCGGCGAGCCGACGCCGTCGGCATTGCCCGTGCCCTCCCCTCCGCTCGGCGGCGCGCGGATGGGCGAATGCGGTGTGGTGATCCCCAAGGGCGCGCCGCCGGTGCCACAAGATATTTCGGCGACGGCCTGGCTGGTCTCGGATCTGGACACCGGCGAGGTGCTCGCCGCCAAGGATCCACACGGCCGCTACCGCCCGGCCAGCACCATCAAGGTGCTGCTCGCGACGGTCGCGCTGCGCAAACTCGATCTGAACAAGGTGGTCACCGGCACTCAGGAAGACGCCAACGTCGACGGCACCAAGGTCGGCATCGGTCCCGGCGGCCGCTACACCAACCGGCAGCTGATGCAGGCGCTGATCATGGCGTCCGGCAATGACGCCGCGCACGCCATCGCGGCTCAGCTCGGCGGGGATGCGGGCGCGGTGGCGCAGATGAACGAACTGGCAAAGTCTTTGCACGCCTTGGACACCCGCACCGCGAGCCCATCCGGCCTCGACGGCCCCGGGATGAGTACCTCCGCCTACGACCTGACGGTGCTGTTCCGTGAGGCCATGTCGATCCCGCTGTTCACCGAGCTCATCCACACCGAGGAGGTCGACTTCCCTGGCTACCCCAAGAGCCCGGAGAACCCCGACGACAAGGACCACCCGGGCTTCCCCATCGGCAACGACAACCACCTGCTGTACGAATACGAGGGCGCGATCGGCGGCAAGACCGGCTTCACCGACGACGCCAGGCAGACCTTCGTCGCCGCCGCCGAACGCGACGGCCGCAGGCTCGCGGTGACGCTGCTGAAGGCCGACGTCAAGCCGCTACGTCCCTTCCTCCAGGCCGCCCGCCTCCTCGACTACGGCTTCGCCCTCCCCAAGGGGGCCGACGTCGGGCAACTCCCCGACAGCAGCGCCAAGCCGTCGAAAACCGGTGCGGTGCTGGCGTCCCCACCGCCGAAGGACACCGATCAGGAGGTACAGGCCAGTGCCGAGGACAACGACCGTGCGGGCACCAGGACACTGCTCGTGGTCGGTGGCATCGTGGTCGTACTTGCCCTGCTCCTCGGCGCCCGCCGCAGGAACAGGTCGCGATTCTGA